A portion of the Fundulus heteroclitus isolate FHET01 unplaced genomic scaffold, MU-UCD_Fhet_4.1 scaffold_115, whole genome shotgun sequence genome contains these proteins:
- the LOC105928551 gene encoding microphthalmia-associated transcription factor isoform X9 — translation MLEMLGYQPYEVQTHLENPTKYHIQRSQQQQVKRYLGKLGSQVLSLPCPNQTCDHGGMPPGPGNSAPNSPMALLTLNSNCEKEMDDVIDDIISLESSYSDDILGLMDPGLQMANTIPVPANLMDMYGNQGMPQQALPISNSCPANLSSIKREYSVSQSPAIMHMLDKSGSCGKFDNYQRPEGFPVEAEVRALAKERQKKDNHNLIERRRRFNINDRIKELGTLIPKSNDPDMRWNKGTILKASVDYIRRLQREQQRAKELENRQKKLEHANRHLMLRIQELEMQARAHGLAITSSTLCPADVGVRPIKQEPSLEDCHQDLYKLHTHPQHHAACTPEQPSTLELKEGPSNFHDGHYSCLHGEAGSKLNDILMEDNLSPVRGGDPLLSSVSPDTSKDSSRKSSVSMDENEDGC, via the exons ATGCTCGAGATGCTTGGATACCAACCTTATGAG GTCCAGACTCATTTGGAAAACCCGACCAAGTACCACATCCAGcgctcccagcagcagcaggtgaagcgcTACCTGGGAAAGCTTGGTTCCCAGGTGTTGAGCTTGCCCTGCCCCAACCAGACCTGTGACCACGGGGGCATGCCGCCAGGGCCAGGCAACAGCGCCCCCAACAGCCCTATGGCCTTACTGACCCTCAACTCTAACTGCGAGAAAGAG ATGGATGATGTCATTGACGACATTATTAGTCTGGAGTCCAGTTACAGTGATGACATCCTCGGCTTGATGGATCCTGGACTTCAGATGGCAAACACG ATCCCTGTACCTGCTAACCTCATGGACATGTACGGTAATCAGGGCATGCCCCAGCAGGCACTGCCCATCAGTAACTCCTGCCCTGCCAACCTGTCCAGCATCAAAAGGGAATACTCAG TGTCTCAATCGCCGGCCATTATGCACATGCTGGATAAGTCTGGATCCTGTGGGAAATTTGACAACTATCAAAGACCTGAAGGCTTCCCTGTGG AAGCTGAGGTAAGAGCCCTCGCTAAGGAAAGACAGAAGAAAGACAACCATAATTTGA TTGAAAGAAGACGACGGTTTAACATCAATGATCGTATCAAGGAGTTGGGAACTTTGATTCCAAAATCCAATGACCC AGACATGCGCTGGAACAAAGGCACCATCCTGAAGGCATCAGTGGACTACATCCGAAGGCTGCAGCGCGAACAGCAGAGGGCCAAGGAGCTGGAGAACCGCCAGAAAAAGCTAGAACACGCCAACCGACATTTGATGCTCAGAATACAG GAGCTGGAGATGCAGGCTCGGGCTCACGGTCTGGCCATCACATCCTCAACACTCTGCCCTGCTGACGTTGGGGTGCGGCCCATCAAGCAGGAGCCCTCTTTGGAGGACTGCCACCAAGACCTGTACAAGCTCCACACCCATCCCCAACACCACGCCGCCTGCACTCCCGAGCAACCCAGCACGCTGGAGCTGAAGGAAGGTCCCTCCAACTTTCACGATGGCCACTACAGCTGCCTTCACGGCGAAGCAGGATCCAAACTTAATGACATCCTCATGGAAGACAACTTATCACCCGTCAGAGGTGGAGACCCTTTACTCTCTTCCGTATCGCCAGACACTTCAAAGGACAGCAGTCGCAAGAGCAGTGTCAGCATGGATGAGAATGAAGATGGTTGTTAG
- the LOC105928551 gene encoding microphthalmia-associated transcription factor isoform X8, with amino-acid sequence MEAAGVQVYRPCSFDFHPSEQHGSSKPPLSSSAMTSRILLRQQLMREQLQEQERREQQRQQSSHYPQTTATQTPAINVSVPVSVPAGAQVPMEVLKVQTHLENPTKYHIQRSQQQQVKRYLGKLGSQVLSLPCPNQTCDHGGMPPGPGNSAPNSPMALLTLNSNCEKEMDDVIDDIISLESSYSDDILGLMDPGLQMANTIPVPANLMDMYGNQGMPQQALPISNSCPANLSSIKREYSVSQSPAIMHMLDKSGSCGKFDNYQRPEGFPVEAEVRALAKERQKKDNHNLIERRRRFNINDRIKELGTLIPKSNDPDMRWNKGTILKASVDYIRRLQREQQRAKELENRQKKLEHANRHLMLRIQELEMQARAHGLAITSSTLCPADVGVRPIKQEPSLEDCHQDLYKLHTHPQHHAACTPEQPSTLELKEGPSNFHDGHYSCLHGEAGSKLNDILMEDNLSPVRGGDPLLSSVSPDTSKDSSRKSSVSMDENEDGC; translated from the exons atggaGGCTGCTGGAGTGCAAGTGTACAGACCTTGCTCATTTGACTTTCA CCCGTCGGAGCAGCACGGCTCCTCCAAGCCTCCGCTGAGCTCCTCGGCCATGACATCACGCATCCTGCTGCGGCAACAGTTAATGCGGGAGCAGCTCCAGGAGCAGGAACGGCgggagcagcagagacaacAGTCCTCCCACTACCCACAAACCACAGCGACCCAGACCCCCGCCATCAATGTCAGTGTCCCTGTCAGTGTACCAGCTGGAGCACAGGTGCCAATGGAGGTGCTTAAG GTCCAGACTCATTTGGAAAACCCGACCAAGTACCACATCCAGcgctcccagcagcagcaggtgaagcgcTACCTGGGAAAGCTTGGTTCCCAGGTGTTGAGCTTGCCCTGCCCCAACCAGACCTGTGACCACGGGGGCATGCCGCCAGGGCCAGGCAACAGCGCCCCCAACAGCCCTATGGCCTTACTGACCCTCAACTCTAACTGCGAGAAAGAG ATGGATGATGTCATTGACGACATTATTAGTCTGGAGTCCAGTTACAGTGATGACATCCTCGGCTTGATGGATCCTGGACTTCAGATGGCAAACACG ATCCCTGTACCTGCTAACCTCATGGACATGTACGGTAATCAGGGCATGCCCCAGCAGGCACTGCCCATCAGTAACTCCTGCCCTGCCAACCTGTCCAGCATCAAAAGGGAATACTCAG TGTCTCAATCGCCGGCCATTATGCACATGCTGGATAAGTCTGGATCCTGTGGGAAATTTGACAACTATCAAAGACCTGAAGGCTTCCCTGTGG AAGCTGAGGTAAGAGCCCTCGCTAAGGAAAGACAGAAGAAAGACAACCATAATTTGA TTGAAAGAAGACGACGGTTTAACATCAATGATCGTATCAAGGAGTTGGGAACTTTGATTCCAAAATCCAATGACCC AGACATGCGCTGGAACAAAGGCACCATCCTGAAGGCATCAGTGGACTACATCCGAAGGCTGCAGCGCGAACAGCAGAGGGCCAAGGAGCTGGAGAACCGCCAGAAAAAGCTAGAACACGCCAACCGACATTTGATGCTCAGAATACAG GAGCTGGAGATGCAGGCTCGGGCTCACGGTCTGGCCATCACATCCTCAACACTCTGCCCTGCTGACGTTGGGGTGCGGCCCATCAAGCAGGAGCCCTCTTTGGAGGACTGCCACCAAGACCTGTACAAGCTCCACACCCATCCCCAACACCACGCCGCCTGCACTCCCGAGCAACCCAGCACGCTGGAGCTGAAGGAAGGTCCCTCCAACTTTCACGATGGCCACTACAGCTGCCTTCACGGCGAAGCAGGATCCAAACTTAATGACATCCTCATGGAAGACAACTTATCACCCGTCAGAGGTGGAGACCCTTTACTCTCTTCCGTATCGCCAGACACTTCAAAGGACAGCAGTCGCAAGAGCAGTGTCAGCATGGATGAGAATGAAGATGGTTGTTAG